A portion of the Tamandua tetradactyla isolate mTamTet1 chromosome 16, mTamTet1.pri, whole genome shotgun sequence genome contains these proteins:
- the PRSS54 gene encoding inactive serine protease 54 isoform X1, with protein sequence MAEMRALLLLLLCVSHSSARCGIQKAFTAVISQNMVISKEFPWVVSLQDSRYTHLAFGCILSEFWILSTASTFQNRKNAVVIVGIANMDSKKIAHEEYPVNTIILHEDFDDISMRDNIALLKTDTAIRFNDLVQPICFLSGKGHRPPVLQNCWVSGWNPTSATGNHMTMSILRKISVKDVDRCPLLKDKKTACCSYTQQETEPICLADPGNPVMCQVQHSHVWVLRGLLTQGDERCASPFLYTKVEDYSDWVMAKTEWVGPTLYYSQSWEKISPLSGDLSHATDLRGSRNVTQKIHSGLHHVGRPRIRFRGHGLGLLHVRPATASRNGPRESQGVSEAGTSAEAASQPMYYDYYGGGGGEDRRVSGQSRLHQLREMLLVFFLLVFSCAGV encoded by the exons GATGTGGCATCCAGAAAGCCTTCACTGCggtcatttcccagaacatgGTCATCAGCAAGGAGTTCCCGTGGGTGGTGTCCCTGCAGGATTCCCGCTATACTCACCTGGCTTTCGGCTGCATCCTCAGTGAGTTCTGGATCCTCAGCACCGCGTCCACCTTTCAGAACAG GAAGAACGCCGTCGTTATCGTTGGGATCGCTAACATGGACAGCAAAAAAATAGCCCACGAAGAGTATCCAGTCAATACCATCATCCTCCACGAGGACTTTGATGACATCTCGATGAGGGATAACATAGCCCTGCTGAAGACAGACACGGCCATACGATTCAACGACCTGGTCCAGCCCATCTGCTTCCTCAGCGGGAAGGGACATAGGCCACCCGTCTTGCAGAACTGCTGGGTGTCAGGATGGAATCCCACGTCTGCA ACAGGAAATCACATGACGATGAGTATCCTGAGGAAAATCTCCGTGAAAGATGTTGACCGGTGTCCCTTACTCAAGGACAAGAAAACAGCATGCTGCAGTTACACACAGCAGGAAACAGAGCCCATCTGCTTG GCAGACCCAGGAAACCCAGTGATGTGCCAGGTACAACACTCACACGTGTGGGTCCTGAGGGGACTCCTGACCCAAGGCGATGAGCGATGCGCCAGCCCCTTTCTGTACACCAAGGTGGAAGACTACAGCGACTGGGTCATGGCCAAGACTGAGTGGGTGGGCCCCACCCTCTATTACTCCCAGTCCTGGGAGAAGATAAGCCCTCTCTCTGGTGACCTGTCCCATGCCACAGATCTGAGGGGCAGCAGAAATGTGACACAGAAAATACATTCGGGGCTACACCATGTTGGGAGGCCCAGAATACGCTTCAGAGGACACGGCCTGGGCCTCCTGCATGTCCGGCCAGCTACCGCCTCTAGAAATGGCCCCCGCGAGAGCCAGGGTGTGAGTGAGGCAGGCACGTCTGCAGAGGCGGCCTCCCAGCCCATGTACTACGACTActacggcggcggcggcggggaggACCGTCGTGTTTCAGGTCAGAGCAGGTTGCATCAGCTCCGAGAAATGCTCTTGGTTTTCTTCTTGCTTGTTTTCTCTTGCGCTGGTGTCTAG
- the PRSS54 gene encoding inactive serine protease 54 isoform X2, whose product MVSAAGPSRDGGDESAALAAALCFPLFCQMWHPESLHCGHFPEHGHQQGVPVGGVPAGFPLYSPGFRLHPQKNAVVIVGIANMDSKKIAHEEYPVNTIILHEDFDDISMRDNIALLKTDTAIRFNDLVQPICFLSGKGHRPPVLQNCWVSGWNPTSATGNHMTMSILRKISVKDVDRCPLLKDKKTACCSYTQQETEPICLADPGNPVMCQVQHSHVWVLRGLLTQGDERCASPFLYTKVEDYSDWVMAKTEWVGPTLYYSQSWEKISPLSGDLSHATDLRGSRNVTQKIHSGLHHVGRPRIRFRGHGLGLLHVRPATASRNGPRESQGVSEAGTSAEAASQPMYYDYYGGGGGEDRRVSGQSRLHQLREMLLVFFLLVFSCAGV is encoded by the exons GATGTGGCATCCAGAAAGCCTTCACTGCggtcatttcccagaacatgGTCATCAGCAAGGAGTTCCCGTGGGTGGTGTCCCTGCAGGATTCCCGCTATACTCACCTGGCTTTCGGCTGCATCCTCA GAAGAACGCCGTCGTTATCGTTGGGATCGCTAACATGGACAGCAAAAAAATAGCCCACGAAGAGTATCCAGTCAATACCATCATCCTCCACGAGGACTTTGATGACATCTCGATGAGGGATAACATAGCCCTGCTGAAGACAGACACGGCCATACGATTCAACGACCTGGTCCAGCCCATCTGCTTCCTCAGCGGGAAGGGACATAGGCCACCCGTCTTGCAGAACTGCTGGGTGTCAGGATGGAATCCCACGTCTGCA ACAGGAAATCACATGACGATGAGTATCCTGAGGAAAATCTCCGTGAAAGATGTTGACCGGTGTCCCTTACTCAAGGACAAGAAAACAGCATGCTGCAGTTACACACAGCAGGAAACAGAGCCCATCTGCTTG GCAGACCCAGGAAACCCAGTGATGTGCCAGGTACAACACTCACACGTGTGGGTCCTGAGGGGACTCCTGACCCAAGGCGATGAGCGATGCGCCAGCCCCTTTCTGTACACCAAGGTGGAAGACTACAGCGACTGGGTCATGGCCAAGACTGAGTGGGTGGGCCCCACCCTCTATTACTCCCAGTCCTGGGAGAAGATAAGCCCTCTCTCTGGTGACCTGTCCCATGCCACAGATCTGAGGGGCAGCAGAAATGTGACACAGAAAATACATTCGGGGCTACACCATGTTGGGAGGCCCAGAATACGCTTCAGAGGACACGGCCTGGGCCTCCTGCATGTCCGGCCAGCTACCGCCTCTAGAAATGGCCCCCGCGAGAGCCAGGGTGTGAGTGAGGCAGGCACGTCTGCAGAGGCGGCCTCCCAGCCCATGTACTACGACTActacggcggcggcggcggggaggACCGTCGTGTTTCAGGTCAGAGCAGGTTGCATCAGCTCCGAGAAATGCTCTTGGTTTTCTTCTTGCTTGTTTTCTCTTGCGCTGGTGTCTAG